In Deltaproteobacteria bacterium, the genomic window TTGTTGTTTTCATCCGTTATAAAGATGTGTCGGGCATCGCCGCGTAATGCGATGTTATCCATAAAAAACCACTTGAATCCGAGACCGTAATCCAAGGCGAAGTCATGACCATCCGCGCTGTTTTGGCTTCCCTTGTCGTAATCAAGCTTTCTTCCCCCGATACCAGCGGCGATAAACAGGACGACGTCAGTGTCAGGCAGGAAGTTGTAGAGGCCTTCCAGACGATAACCCAGCATTTTTGCATCATTCTTGTAAGAACTTCCATTGCCCCTGTACACCCGATCGTCTCCATCCGCCGTGGAGTAATCGACTGCGGCCTCGATTGACCATTCCTTGGTGATGTTATATCCGATTCTCAGTCCATACACCGGGGCGGGATCAAGATTTTCATCGTCATCAAAAGCATACCCACCGGCATAAGGGGTAATGGACCACGCTTTGGCCAGATTGGCCGCCATTGAAGGTGTAGACAGAATTGCCACCGCCAACATGCCGCACAAGCAAAACAACAGTTTTTTCTTCATCCTCCTTCTCCCTTAACCATCTTTTATATTTTGAAATACCTTAAGGAGTCGCCGTCAAGGTGTCAGGCAGTCGACGACTCACAACCCTTTTATTATCCTCTTTTATCATCCCCGGTGTTTTTCTCGAAAAAATGAAACACACAACGGAGCGACAATGTTATCCGACCCGCCTTGTAACTTCAAGAGATAAAAGAGAGCATACGGAGCGCACCCGCGATACGGTTGTCCTGTTTGCAATATTTCCGAAAAAGCACTGTCGCCGTTTTTCATCCACAAATCTGAATCCGTGCCATTTACGACACCTTTTCCACTTTCACCAGTGGTTCCTGCTGGCTGATACAGTGCAGTGTCCCCAGGCCCCAGACCAAGTCATAACAGTCGATACCGATTACCCGTCTTGCGGGAAAGAGATCCTGCAGCACGGACAATGCGAAATCATCATTCCGATCGCGAAACGTCGGTACCAGCACAACGCCGTTTGCAATAAGAAAATTGGCGTAACTTGCAGGGACTCTCTGCCCATCAAATTCAAGCAAACGAGGCATGGGGAGTTCCACGATTCGAAACAGTCTCCCCGAAGGGTCTGTCATTTTTTTTAGTTGCCTGAGATTTTTCTGCAGGGGTAGATAGTTTTCATCTTTCCGATTGTCCTCCACCACGGCCACGATTGTATCCGCGCTGACAAAACGGGCAGAATCATCAATATGGCCGTCCGTGTCATCCCCGGCAATGCCTTCTTCCACCCAAAGAATTTTTTCCACATTGTAATACTCACGCAGGTACCATTCAACCTGAGATTGCGACAGATGGGGATTGCGGTTCGGGTTCAGGAGGCAGGGGGCGCTGGTTAAAAGGCATCCGGCTCCGTTTACATCAATCGCACCTCCCTCCATAATGATTCCCGGATAAAAAAGGGGCACTTGACGATATTCGGCAATTCGGGTGGGGACCATATCATCCAGATCATAGGGGGGATATTTCCCGCCCCAGGCATTGTAATCCCAGTCGATTATCGCCAAGGGTTCTTCGGCTTCGGGGTTGACCACGAAGGCCGGACCATGATCCCGGCACCAGGCATCATTTGTCGGAATCGGGAAAAGAGAAAACCTCCCGCTGTCAACCCCCGCTTTGATCAGCCTGGTCATGACGTCATCGTGCATGTGCCGGTCAATAACATTGATATTTACGTGTTGAAACCCTGCCAGAATCTTGACGATTTCCGTGAATACTGCCGGTATCGGTGCGAAACGCTCCGGCCATGAATCTTCTTTGTGGGGCCATGAGAACCATGTTGCGGCCTGTGTTTCCCATTCTGCGGGGAAGCGATAACCCAGTTGTCGTGGAGTTTCCCGGAAAATCATGTATCGGAGCCAGAATCGAGAAAGCGCCGGGTGATGCCGTCGTAAGCATCAATGCGGCGGTCACGCAGAAAAGGCCAGTGTTGACGGGTGGTATCGGATTTAGCGAGGTCAACCTCGAAAACGGCGATATCGTCGCGGTCATGCGGAGACTGATGGATCAGCTCGCCCAGGGTGTCGACGGCAAAAGAGCCGCCCCAAAAGACGATATTACCTTCTTTTCCAATCCGGTTGATTGAAACGACCGGTATGCCGTTGGCAATAGCATGGGCACGCTGAATTGTCCGCCAGGCATCATACTGATTACGGCAAACCCGTGGATCTTCTCCCTCCGCCCAGCCAATGGCCGTCGGATAAAAAAGCATTTCGGCTCCCATTAGGGTTGTCAACCGTGCCGCCTCCGGGTACCACTGGTCCCAGCAGATCAATACGCCGATGACGCCGAAGCGGGTCTTGAAGACCCTGAAACCCAAATCGCCAGGTGTAAAGTAGAATTTTTCATAGAAGGACGGATCGTCAGGGATGTGCATCTTTCGA contains:
- a CDS encoding outer membrane beta-barrel domain-containing protein, producing the protein MKKKLLFCLCGMLAVAILSTPSMAANLAKAWSITPYAGGYAFDDDENLDPAPVYGLRIGYNITKEWSIEAAVDYSTADGDDRVYRGNGSSYKNDAKMLGYRLEGLYNFLPDTDVVLFIAAGIGGRKLDYDKGSQNSADGHDFALDYGLGFKWFFMDNIALRGDARHIFITDENNNNFEFTLGLSFFFGCEKPKAELPPPPPPPKPEPASFVEPDSDGDGVIDRLDQCPDTPAGVIVDEVGCPIDTDRDGVPDYLDKCPDTPIELKVDKDGCPVRVTINLNVLFDFDKSDVKPKYHSEIKRVADYMNAYAWEKATLEGHTDSRGTDAYNQKLSQRRVDAIKNYLV
- a CDS encoding agmatine deiminase family protein; this encodes MIFRETPRQLGYRFPAEWETQAATWFSWPHKEDSWPERFAPIPAVFTEIVKILAGFQHVNINVIDRHMHDDVMTRLIKAGVDSGRFSLFPIPTNDAWCRDHGPAFVVNPEAEEPLAIIDWDYNAWGGKYPPYDLDDMVPTRIAEYRQVPLFYPGIIMEGGAIDVNGAGCLLTSAPCLLNPNRNPHLSQSQVEWYLREYYNVEKILWVEEGIAGDDTDGHIDDSARFVSADTIVAVVEDNRKDENYLPLQKNLRQLKKMTDPSGRLFRIVELPMPRLLEFDGQRVPASYANFLIANGVVLVPTFRDRNDDFALSVLQDLFPARRVIGIDCYDLVWGLGTLHCISQQEPLVKVEKVS
- a CDS encoding carbon-nitrogen hydrolase, with amino-acid sequence MVETRKVKIGIVQTSCVADTTQNMARAEEAIRHAALRGANIVCLQELFRSLYFCVTENYAPFDLAEPIPGPTTENLKSLAADLGVVIVASLFEKRAAGLYHTSAAVIDADGTYLGKYRKMHIPDDPSFYEKFYFTPGDLGFRVFKTRFGVIGVLICWDQWYPEAARLTTLMGAEMLFYPTAIGWAEGEDPRVCRNQYDAWRTIQRAHAIANGIPVVSINRIGKEGNIVFWGGSFAVDTLGELIHQSPHDRDDIAVFEVDLAKSDTTRQHWPFLRDRRIDAYDGITRRFLDSGSDT